AAAGAAAGTCATTTTTATTTCAAACTTTAATTAATTTTAATTATAAACAGTAGTGATAAATTATATCACTACTTGTATTAATCATTTTAAATAACAATTTAGGTCATTATTAGATAGAGTTTCTGATAGTTTTTCTTTCAGAAAAGGGATTTTGTTGTTTTAAGCTCTGATTTATGTGTTCTTGGAAGGTTTTTGTATATTTCCCTCCATGATAAGTAATTTTAGCATGACATGGTTTAGGAGGGGAGTTCTCCTCTAGTTTCTGAATTGTCTCGCTTTTGGGAAGATAAGAGATATTAGCATAACATAATTTAAGCTGTGGTGCTTGATATGATTCAAACCAATGCTGTAAATCCTCTGTTATTTTATGTGAGTTATCTAGGAGGTTAGACATAGTATTTGATGTAACAGGTATAGACATATAATAATTTTCCTATTTATTTTTTTATTTAATAATTATTAAAAATGAGCAAGTTATCTTTAAATAGACTGAATGTTTTCCTGTCTATTCTGTTTTTTCGACTGAATTAAACTGCTTTATTCTATCAGAAACTGATAATCCCTGTTCTTCAGTTTGTTTATAATTGCTTTTTACATGCATGGATTGCGTTCTGCGAAGATTAGTTCTATTCTGTAGTGGTTCAGCTTCTAACGAAAGCATTGTACTAGTTTGGGGCAATGGGCTAGCTTCCTTAGGCTTGTTTACTATTTTATTGTATTGATTTTTTATTAATTCTTGTGTTGGATATAGTATTTTAAATTTAGGAACTTTTGCTCCATTCGTACAATTAGAATCAGATTCTGCTTGTTTTTTCTCTATCTTCTTTGTATCTTCTACAGAAGAAGGAGGAGGAGGTGGTGGTGGTGGTGGAATAGTAGTCTTTTTCTCTTCTTGTTGTTGTGAAATAAGAGCTTGGTTTTGTGAAGTAAGATCTTGTTTTTGTAAAATAAGAGCTTGGTTTTGTGAAGTAAGATCTTGTTTTTGTAAAATAAGAGCTTGGTTTTGTGAAGTAAGATCTTGTTTTTGTAAAATAAGAGCTTGGTTTTGTGAAGTAAGATCTTGTTTTTGTGAAATAAGAGCTTGGTTTTGTGAAGTAAGATCTTGTTGTTGTGAAATAAGAGCTTGGTTTTGTGAAGTAAGATCTTGTTTTTGTGAAATAAGAGCTTTTCTATGAATGTTTTTTCTTGTTTTTGTAAAATAAGACCTTGGTTTTTTATAGACATTTGTTTTAGGGCAATAAGAACAGTGGTTTTTTATAGACATTTGTTTTAGGGCAATAAGAACAATGTCTAAAACTTTTTTATCTATAGATTCTTCTTCATCAGAGGTAATTTTCTTAACCTCTAATAGATTATTAATATTACTAGTGCTTGCTGAGTTGCTTGTAGTAACTACAATCGCCATGATATATCACTCCAATTTTATAATAATGAATTAATATTAATTTAATTATTTATATTTTTTAATTTACTTATTAAAGTAAATTGATTTTCTTCACTTATGAACTAGTAGAATATAAAAATCCAGAAGCAATTGAAAAAGAAACTACAGAGGTAAGTTACTTCTTGAGAAAGATTAAATGTTCTTTTAAATAGGGCGCAGTTCTTGATTGAGAACTTTTTGCTACCTGTTCGGGAGTTCCCTTTGCCATGATTTCTCCTCCGTTTAGACCACTGCCGGGACCTAGATCAATGAGGTAATCTGCAGAAGAGAGTAAATCAAGGTTATGCTCGATCATGATTACCGTGTGGCCTTTATCGACTAGTTTTTGGAAGATGGGAATGAGTTTAGCGATGTCGTCTGCATGAAGACCGACGGAGGGTTCGTCAAATAAATAAAGAGTATGTCCTCGTGCAGATTTAGATAGCTCGCGGCTAAGGCGTAGGCGCTGAGCCTCTCCTCCGGAGAGGGTAGCTATTTCTTGACCAAGAGCTAGATAACCAAGACCGACTGTTTGTAGGGTTTCTAAAATGCGTATAGCTTTGGGAATGGGAGGAAGGAAAGAAAGAGCTTGTTCTACTGTCATATGTAGAATATGCCCGAGGTGTTGGCCTTTATAGGTTACAGTAAGACTAAGGGCATTAAGACGAAAACCTTTGCATGATTCACAAACGATAGATACATCGGGTAGAAATTGTAGGGAAACACGTCTGATTCCATGTCCTTGGCAGGTTATGCACATTCCTTTAGGATGATTAAAGCTAAAGTTTTTAGGAACAAGACCACGTTTTTTAGCTTCGGGAAGTGCAGAGAAAAATAGGCGAAGAGAAGCGAGTAAATCCACATAGGTAGTAATATCAGATCGATTGGTTTGGCCAATGGGATTTTGATCGAGCATAAGGACCTTATCGACAGCTAGATTGCTAAAGTGTGTGTTTGAGTAAGCAAACTCCGATTTTTTTGTACGGATAGCTTCTAAAGCAGCAGGATAGATTAGATCGGTTAATAGAGTGGATTTACCAGATCCTGATACGCCTGAAAGACAGGTCCAAACGTGTAAAGGAATTTGTGTAGTAATCTTTTTTAGATTGTGTAGGTGCGCATTTTTTATCTTGATAAAAGAAAAGGGTTTTCGACGGGAGGAAAGAGGGATTTTCTTTTTTCCTGTTAAATAAGCCCCGGTTAGAGAATGAGGGTTGTCTTTAATTTCTTGCAGAGTGCCTTGTGCGATAATTTTACCGCCTTCTTTTCCTGCTTTTGGCCCAAAGTCCAATACATAATCGGCGAGTTGAATCGTGAGCGGATCGTGTTCCACTAAAACAAGGGTATTGCCTAGTTGACAAAGGTGAAGAAGGGCGCGGTTGAGCTTTTCATTATCATAGGGGTGCAGGCCAATGGTTGGTTCATCCAATACATAAAGGCAGCCTGTTAAACCACTGCCAATTTGTCTGGCTAATCGAATGCGTTGAGTTTCTCCGCCAGAGAGAGTAGGAGCGCTGCGCTCCAAAGAGAGATATTCAAGGCCGATCATTTGCAAAAGCTTTAAGCGTTGAGTGATTTGGTCTAGGACATCTTGCATGAACTCAACATCAGCTGTTAAAGAACTTACAAAATGTATAGCTTGGTCAATAGAAAAATGACACAGATCTACAATCGATACCTGATTGATGGTAACATGACGAGCAAGAGGATTTAATCTTCTACCTTGGCAAGCAAAGCATGTGCTTTGATTGAGCAGGGTAGAAAGGATTTGTTTAGTAGGGGCATCTCCTAATTTTGCTAGGTTGGCAAGTATAGAGTTAAATCCTAGCCATTGCAGTTCTAAATGATCTAAAGAAATGGTTTCTTTAGCCCCGTTAAAAAGAAAATGGATCTGCTCTGGTAGAAGAGATTGAATGGGTTGATTAGGATCGATTATCTGTTTTTTTAATAATTGATAAAAAACTTTAAGGCAGTATTTAGAGGCAGCTTCTTTCCAAAAAATACAGATGAGTTCATAAGAAGAGAGCTTCATTATCTCTGGAAATCTATAAAGATCGGCTCCATATTGAAATCCCAGGCCATGACATTCTAAACACATCCCTTGTTCTGTGTTAAACGAAAAGGTATGTGGAGTAATAGGTGGATAAGACTTGCCGGTACTAGGGACTGCAAAAGAGAGATTGAAAAATAAGTCTCGATCTTCCAGAGCTACGACAAGAGATCCTTTAGAAAGATCGGAGGCTTTTTCAATCGCATCAAACAAGCGCTGTTCTATTTGAGGCTCTACCTGCAGACGATCAATGACCAGAAATAATTGATGTCTGCGATTGGGATCAAAGGGAATAGGATCATCTAAGGTAAAATAGGTATTATCTAAACGAATACGCAAGTAGCCTAATTTCTGTAGACGTTTGGTAAGCTCGGTAAAGCTCTCACAGCGCTTGAGTTCTATTGGAGAAAGGACTTGTATTTTAGTATGTAGAGGTAATTGAGTTAGGCTCTTTACTACATATTGTTTGCTAATGGTACGGATTTGTTCTTTTGTCTCAGGACAGTGAGGAATGCCTAAGTGTGCATAAAGGATACGTAAAAAATCATAGATCTCCGTCATGGTACCGATAGTAGATCTGGGATTACCCGCATGATTTTTTTGTTCAATTGCAATGGCAGCGGAGAGATTTTCAATAGACTCTACTTTAGGCTTAGGCATTTGTTTGACAAACTGCCGTGCATAAGGAGAGAGAGATTCAATGTAGCGCCTTTGTCCTTCTGCATAGAGTGTTTCAAAAGCTAAGGAAGATTTCCCTGAACCAGAAGGACCTGTACAGAGAGTGATTTTATTTCTAGGAATAGAAACATCGATTTCTTTCAAGTTATTCTGGGAAGCTTTTACAACGGTAATTAACTGGTTTTGTTGCCTTAGATCTATCGTAGAAGATGGTGGTAGCAAAGGTAGAGATTTTAATGCCTGTTTGATAAAAAAAGCGGTAGGAGTGTGCATTTTAGCCAGCTTTTCAGGAGTTGTAGAGGCGATGATTTTACCTCCTTTTTTTCCTCCTTCAGGCCCTAATTCGACAACCCAGTCCGCTATTTTAATCAGGTCGATGTTATGCTCGATTACCAAAACACTATGACCTTTGTTAACAAGTTTTTGCAATACTTGAAGTAGCTTATCAATGTCATAAAAATGTAGTCCCGTTGTGGGCTCATCTAAAATGTACACGGTATGTCCTCTACTGGAACGACAAAGTTCTTTAGCCAACTTAATCCGCTGTGCTTCGCCACCTGATAGAGTAGGCGAGGCTTGGCCTAATTTTAAATACTCAAGCCCTACTTGATGCAACATGTCTAATTTTTGATGGATATGAGGAATAGAGGAAAAAAATACAGACGCTTCTGCAATAGTCATTTCTAAAACATCGTAGATCGTTTTCCCTTTATAGGTAATGGATAGAGTATTTTCATCAAATCTTTTCCCTTCGCAAATCGAGCACTCTATCCATTCATCTTCCATAAAATCCATATCGACTTTGATCATTCCCATGCCATGGCAATGGATACAAGATCCTTGCTTAACGTTAAAACTAAAACGACCTGCTGCATACCCTTGCGCAATGCTTTGCGGAAGTTGACTGTATAGATCGCGAATATCGTCGAAGAGTTTAATGAAAGTAGCGGGATTTGATCTGGAGGTTCTGCCTATGGGGGTTTGGTCAATCGCAATCACTTTATCAATTTGTTCTATGCCTTTTATGTTTTTATAAGTTCCAATGGGTAGTTTTGCACGGTGAAGAGCATTATCGAGTATCGGATAAAGGGTATCTGTAATTAAAGAGGACTTACCCGATCCCGATACCCCTGTAATCGCAACGAGCAAATGCAAGGGAATTTTCAGGGTAACTTGCTGTAGATTGTGATGAGAAGCTCCTTCTATAGTTAAAAAAGAAGTGCTTGTGCGTCGTTTAGGAATGAGAATATTTAATTTGCCAGAAAGATAGGCACCTGTAAGAGAAGAAGGAGTATTCAGTAAATCTTCAAGTGAGCCACAAGAGATAATTTCACCTCCTTCTTTTCCTGCTTTTGGGCCTACGTCGACAATTGTATCTGCTGCGCGAATGGTTTCTTCATCGTGCTCTACAACAATCACAGTATTGCCTAGCTCTTTGAGTTTTCTTAAAGTATGTAGCAGCTGGGTGTTGTCTTGTGGATGCAGACCTA
This is a stretch of genomic DNA from Candidatus Rhabdochlamydia oedothoracis. It encodes these proteins:
- the uvrA gene encoding excinuclease ABC subunit UvrA, producing the protein MRQIILKKVAVHNLKEVNLTLNHNQLIVFTGVSGSGKSSLAFSAIYVEGQRRYLQSLSTYARRHLGDLPKPKAESIEGISPTVAIEQKTAGRNPRSTVGTITQIYDYLRVLFARVGIAHCPISKQIVTPQSMSQIIRRIQKLKTGTKILILAPYASNKKAEFKEDFKELLRKGFTKILLDGKMVNLTEEIAIDGKVAHDVDLIIDRLTLDPTEEKRLLESISQALEAGLGVMRVILVDTQEELLFSEHAFSSESGLSYAPLEPSDFSFNHPKGMCPRCLGLGRIEDFDLEKIINPNLSIKEDCCTVAGSYNTVRWGNIYDNLARIYGFSVSTSWKKLSDKAKQVFLYGIEQKWTPMKFVHPIKKTRWTEYVHFKGVLADAKERYEQAQSDLYRAKIQELLIPSICPSCLGERIKPYPAATTIHGKRIAEITHLSIHDAYTFFENLVFTDEEQIIAEELLKEIKQRLAFLKGVGLHYLSLERSAPTLSGGETQRVRLATQIGSGLVGATYVLDEPSVGLHPQDNTQLLHTLRKLKELGNTVIVVEHDEETIRAADTIVDVGPKAGKEGGEIISCGSLEDLLNTPSSLTGAYLSGKLNILIPKRRTSTSFLTIEGASHHNLQQVTLKIPLHLLVAITGVSGSGKSSLITDTLYPILDNALHRAKLPIGTYKNIKGIEQIDKVIAIDQTPIGRTSRSNPATFIKLFDDIRDLYSQLPQSIAQGYAAGRFSFNVKQGSCIHCHGMGMIKVDMDFMEDEWIECSICEGKRFDENTLSITYKGKTIYDVLEMTIAEASVFFSSIPHIHQKLDMLHQVGLEYLKLGQASPTLSGGEAQRIKLAKELCRSSRGHTVYILDEPTTGLHFYDIDKLLQVLQKLVNKGHSVLVIEHNIDLIKIADWVVELGPEGGKKGGKIIASTTPEKLAKMHTPTAFFIKQALKSLPLLPPSSTIDLRQQNQLITVVKASQNNLKEIDVSIPRNKITLCTGPSGSGKSSLAFETLYAEGQRRYIESLSPYARQFVKQMPKPKVESIENLSAAIAIEQKNHAGNPRSTIGTMTEIYDFLRILYAHLGIPHCPETKEQIRTISKQYVVKSLTQLPLHTKIQVLSPIELKRCESFTELTKRLQKLGYLRIRLDNTYFTLDDPIPFDPNRRHQLFLVIDRLQVEPQIEQRLFDAIEKASDLSKGSLVVALEDRDLFFNLSFAVPSTGKSYPPITPHTFSFNTEQGMCLECHGLGFQYGADLYRFPEIMKLSSYELICIFWKEAASKYCLKVFYQLLKKQIIDPNQPIQSLLPEQIHFLFNGAKETISLDHLELQWLGFNSILANLAKLGDAPTKQILSTLLNQSTCFACQGRRLNPLARHVTINQVSIVDLCHFSIDQAIHFVSSLTADVEFMQDVLDQITQRLKLLQMIGLEYLSLERSAPTLSGGETQRIRLARQIGSGLTGCLYVLDEPTIGLHPYDNEKLNRALLHLCQLGNTLVLVEHDPLTIQLADYVLDFGPKAGKEGGKIIAQGTLQEIKDNPHSLTGAYLTGKKKIPLSSRRKPFSFIKIKNAHLHNLKKITTQIPLHVWTCLSGVSGSGKSTLLTDLIYPAALEAIRTKKSEFAYSNTHFSNLAVDKVLMLDQNPIGQTNRSDITTYVDLLASLRLFFSALPEAKKRGLVPKNFSFNHPKGMCITCQGHGIRRVSLQFLPDVSIVCESCKGFRLNALSLTVTYKGQHLGHILHMTVEQALSFLPPIPKAIRILETLQTVGLGYLALGQEIATLSGGEAQRLRLSRELSKSARGHTLYLFDEPSVGLHADDIAKLIPIFQKLVDKGHTVIMIEHNLDLLSSADYLIDLGPGSGLNGGEIMAKGTPEQVAKSSQSRTAPYLKEHLIFLKK